Proteins encoded by one window of Cuniculiplasma divulgatum:
- a CDS encoding ABC transporter ATP-binding protein, which translates to MLLEVNNLKVSYKTINGISTVLEDFSLKMEEGQIISIVGESGSGKSTLGQAVTKLLPMSGVVSGEILFENRDVVKLTEDQMTIYRGTSVFMIFQNPLNSLNPVKRVGYQLIEAIRIRSQRKNENLSENDMHKEAVETLKIMRLPDPEEIMKRYPHELSGGQVQRVVISMAIILKPRLLIADEPTTALDVTIQAQVINLLKQLNKEFKMSIIFITHDLSLAYVLSDRILVMYAGRIAENSPAENIVKKPLHPYTEGLLRSVPSNYKSSGELYSIPGSPPSFFDMPTGCRFNPRCNKVFDKCRKEEPKLINYQQDIMVRCWLYE; encoded by the coding sequence TTGTTACTGGAAGTAAATAATTTAAAGGTAAGCTACAAAACCATAAATGGCATTTCAACAGTGCTTGAGGATTTCAGCCTGAAGATGGAAGAAGGACAGATTATTTCCATAGTAGGGGAATCGGGTTCAGGTAAAAGTACTCTTGGGCAGGCAGTCACAAAATTGTTACCCATGTCTGGAGTGGTATCCGGGGAAATTTTGTTTGAAAACAGGGATGTGGTGAAATTAACTGAGGATCAAATGACAATTTACAGGGGAACAAGTGTTTTCATGATCTTTCAGAATCCTCTGAACAGTTTAAACCCTGTTAAGAGAGTTGGGTATCAGCTTATTGAGGCAATCAGAATTAGAAGCCAGCGAAAGAATGAGAATCTTTCTGAAAATGATATGCATAAAGAAGCTGTAGAAACGTTAAAAATCATGAGGCTACCAGATCCAGAGGAAATAATGAAACGATACCCACATGAGCTTTCTGGAGGTCAGGTTCAGAGAGTAGTCATATCTATGGCTATAATTTTAAAGCCAAGATTGCTTATAGCCGACGAACCAACAACAGCTCTAGATGTAACCATACAGGCACAGGTTATAAATCTATTGAAGCAGTTAAATAAGGAATTTAAAATGTCCATTATTTTCATAACACATGATCTCAGTTTGGCATATGTTTTATCCGATAGGATACTTGTAATGTATGCAGGTCGAATTGCAGAAAATAGTCCTGCTGAAAATATTGTAAAAAAGCCTCTGCACCCCTACACAGAAGGTCTGCTTAGAAGTGTCCCTAGTAACTATAAATCCTCTGGGGAATTATATTCTATTCCTGGCTCTCCACCTTCTTTTTTCGATATGCCGACAGGATGCAGATTTAACCCCAGATGCAATAAGGTGTTTGATAAATGCAGAAAGGAAGAACCTAAGTTGATAAATTACCAGCAAGATATTATGGTGAGGTGCTGGCTTTATGAGTGA
- a CDS encoding ABC transporter permease, whose translation MSKDKSAIIGMIIVVAFLGWSAIQGFLEYMSSFPKYSSWGYILLPSDPYHTVLANSLLPPSTKSVAFWFGTNLEGESILSRMLFAMPRDAFVSVIVVFSAIVIGAILGISAAYKGGWLETIIMRLTDSFLAIPALILVIAISIPLRATYSGVILGLSIVWWPTYTRFFRGQVLRLKNMDFVEAAKINNVKTHNFFIKYLFLNSVDPIIAYAALDFGNVILTYSTLAFLGIGLSIPIPELGAMASNGLSYLPADWWYSFFPGITILVIVIGFVLVGDRYQDLINNRIDY comes from the coding sequence ATGTCAAAGGATAAGTCGGCTATTATTGGGATGATTATAGTCGTTGCATTTCTTGGCTGGTCCGCAATACAGGGTTTTCTGGAGTATATGTCATCATTTCCTAAGTATTCCAGCTGGGGTTATATTTTGTTACCATCAGATCCATATCACACTGTTTTGGCAAATAGTCTCTTACCACCTTCAACAAAATCGGTAGCATTTTGGTTTGGAACAAACCTTGAAGGGGAAAGTATTCTATCTAGAATGCTCTTTGCAATGCCGAGAGATGCATTCGTATCTGTTATAGTGGTTTTCTCTGCAATAGTCATAGGTGCTATTCTTGGGATTAGTGCTGCGTATAAAGGTGGATGGCTCGAAACAATAATTATGAGGTTGACCGATTCTTTTCTGGCAATACCTGCGTTAATCCTTGTAATTGCAATATCAATTCCATTGAGAGCTACTTATTCTGGTGTCATATTGGGGTTGAGTATAGTATGGTGGCCAACATATACAAGGTTTTTCAGAGGTCAGGTATTGAGATTAAAGAACATGGATTTTGTAGAGGCAGCAAAAATTAATAACGTTAAAACTCACAATTTCTTTATAAAATATCTCTTCCTGAACAGTGTAGATCCGATTATTGCATATGCTGCATTGGATTTTGGAAATGTAATTCTAACGTATTCAACCCTTGCGTTTCTAGGCATAGGTTTATCGATTCCGATACCAGAGCTTGGTGCAATGGCCTCAAATGGGTTGAGTTATCTACCAGCGGACTGGTGGTATTCATTCTTCCCGGGGATTACAATTTTAGTTATAGTGATAGGATTCGTTCTGGTCGGAGACAGGTATCAAGACCTCATAAACAACAGGATAGACTATTAA
- a CDS encoding ABC transporter permease: MNTNLVLYIVRRAIYAVVSLLLIITIVYLLIHAVAPNPYSLAKVYAGPGHTTKSQLDAIISEYDLKAPLEYQVLNYISNIFHGNLGFDPSYHRPEIQLIARYLPRTLELVIPALILSMFLGLFTGAFGASKRRKAGDQAVKGVYLITWASPPFLVAIVLQLFFAYDLGLLPATGLVNPLLISPPNVTGFPLLNALIAGDFTYFISLIHHMILPIIAIGLLSFGIITRLTRSSMLDSMESEYFKLGLMKGISRKRAVYTVALRNASIPIVTLLALSFGYAVAGAVVVEDIFDYHGMGWFIVYAITNLDYIAILGTTIIIAISIIIANLVADILYGILDPRVRLE; this comes from the coding sequence GTGAACACAAATCTAGTTCTGTATATAGTAAGAAGAGCAATATATGCGGTAGTTTCTCTGCTCCTTATTATAACGATTGTGTATCTTCTGATTCACGCTGTTGCACCAAATCCTTACTCCCTCGCCAAGGTATACGCTGGGCCGGGACACACCACTAAATCGCAACTGGATGCAATTATTAGCGAATATGATCTAAAGGCACCTCTTGAATATCAGGTGCTTAACTATATTTCTAATATTTTTCACGGGAATCTAGGATTTGATCCGTCTTATCACAGGCCTGAAATTCAGTTAATAGCCAGATACCTACCAAGAACGCTTGAGCTTGTCATTCCGGCGCTTATATTATCTATGTTTCTTGGATTATTTACCGGAGCATTCGGCGCTTCAAAGAGAAGGAAGGCTGGAGATCAGGCAGTAAAGGGTGTTTATCTTATTACTTGGGCATCACCACCTTTTTTGGTCGCAATAGTTTTGCAACTATTTTTTGCGTATGACCTTGGTCTACTACCAGCTACCGGATTAGTGAACCCACTGTTAATATCTCCTCCAAATGTCACAGGGTTTCCGCTTTTAAATGCTCTAATAGCTGGAGACTTTACTTATTTTATTAGTTTAATTCATCATATGATTCTGCCTATTATTGCAATAGGATTGCTAAGTTTTGGTATAATTACAAGATTAACAAGATCCAGTATGCTAGATTCCATGGAATCAGAATATTTCAAGCTGGGTTTGATGAAAGGAATCTCAAGGAAAAGAGCTGTTTATACCGTAGCTCTCAGAAATGCTTCCATACCAATAGTTACACTTTTAGCTCTGTCTTTTGGATACGCAGTTGCAGGTGCAGTTGTTGTTGAAGATATTTTTGACTATCACGGAATGGGATGGTTCATAGTTTATGCCATTACTAATTTGGATTATATTGCAATTTTAGGAACTACTATCATAATAGCCATCTCTATTATAATAGCAAATCTGGTTGCGGATATACTATATGGTATTCTTGATCCAAGGGTGAGGCTGGAATGA
- a CDS encoding KEOPS complex subunit Pcc1 has translation MVEKTISVTLDFEKSWYLKQILAILPNIDEISGRTQINTRETEQSFQIYIEARDTVAIRAALGSITRWILIADRLVKEVQ, from the coding sequence GTGGTAGAGAAAACAATTTCAGTTACATTAGATTTTGAAAAGAGCTGGTATTTGAAGCAAATACTTGCAATACTACCAAATATTGATGAAATATCCGGTAGAACTCAAATAAACACTCGGGAAACTGAACAATCCTTTCAAATTTATATAGAAGCGAGGGATACTGTTGCAATAAGGGCTGCACTAGGTTCGATAACAAGATGGATTCTAATTGCAGACAGGTTAGTTAAAGAGGTGCAATGA
- a CDS encoding prefoldin subunit beta yields the protein MEGGISNYLQNQVRQAQQIENQIEQIGTQKYQLEVRIKELSKTLEELGKVGEGMPIYRSVGPVLYKVDDKNKLIEELKEQKELSEIRINTIEKQQKALEEKYKEIEEVIKKAYSESKTK from the coding sequence GTGGAAGGTGGAATAAGTAACTATTTACAAAATCAAGTAAGACAGGCTCAACAGATTGAAAACCAGATAGAACAGATAGGCACTCAAAAATATCAACTTGAAGTGAGAATTAAGGAACTTTCTAAGACCCTTGAGGAACTTGGGAAAGTGGGAGAAGGAATGCCAATATATAGAAGCGTGGGACCGGTCTTATATAAAGTTGATGACAAAAACAAATTAATAGAAGAACTCAAAGAGCAAAAAGAGTTGAGTGAAATTAGGATAAATACCATTGAAAAACAACAGAAAGCCCTTGAAGAGAAATATAAAGAAATAGAGGAAGTTATTAAGAAAGCATATTCAGAAAGTAAGACTAAATAA
- the mptA gene encoding GTP cyclohydrolase MptA: MDKYKDVQGGEPVHLLNVDRVGVKNVRVPITVRRGNDVFNLSVSLNVFVDLPSWRKGADMSRTIESINSVINGHKSEDAIEHVSMEICKECLKRFDYSQKAMVEMNTVLYLNRNASGGSESFVPYEVKVNSELDRNGTSKTTLSVEIMVINACPCAMETARTILKESIPEATEILDKIPVITHNQRNHIVIKIEYRGNLDIEIKNLIEFVEGRMNGSLLPLLKRSDEGEMVVKAHLNPMFVEDIVRDISFNIVRYFSEIGDDVRLTISSESEESIHPHNAFAEISSTFGQIRKENSN, from the coding sequence ATGGATAAATATAAAGATGTTCAGGGTGGAGAACCTGTTCATCTACTAAATGTGGACAGAGTTGGAGTCAAAAATGTAAGGGTTCCAATAACGGTGAGAAGGGGAAATGATGTTTTTAATTTGTCCGTTAGTCTAAACGTATTTGTTGATCTTCCTTCCTGGAGAAAGGGTGCTGATATGTCAAGAACCATTGAATCGATAAATTCCGTTATTAATGGTCATAAAAGCGAAGACGCCATAGAACATGTATCTATGGAGATTTGTAAAGAATGCCTTAAAAGATTTGACTATTCACAAAAGGCAATGGTAGAAATGAATACAGTGCTTTATCTTAACAGGAATGCCTCTGGAGGTTCTGAATCGTTTGTTCCCTATGAAGTTAAGGTAAATTCAGAACTTGATAGGAATGGAACCAGCAAGACTACCTTATCTGTTGAAATAATGGTAATAAACGCATGTCCATGTGCAATGGAAACGGCAAGGACAATACTAAAGGAAAGTATTCCTGAGGCTACTGAAATACTTGATAAGATTCCAGTAATAACTCACAATCAAAGGAATCACATTGTAATTAAAATAGAATACAGAGGTAATCTTGATATTGAAATCAAGAATTTAATAGAATTTGTGGAAGGTAGAATGAATGGTTCACTTCTACCACTCCTGAAGAGATCAGACGAGGGTGAGATGGTTGTAAAAGCTCATTTAAATCCTATGTTTGTTGAAGATATTGTAAGGGATATTTCATTTAATATAGTGAGGTATTTTTCTGAAATCGGAGATGATGTTAGATTAACAATATCATCCGAAAGTGAAGAAAGCATTCATCCCCACAATGCATTTGCGGAGATAAGTTCGACTTTTGGACAGATAAGAAAAGAAAATAGTAATTAA
- the ribH gene encoding 6,7-dimethyl-8-ribityllumazine synthase produces the protein MKIGIVVSEYNYDITMMMLERAIDHVKFLGGEVSEVLKVPGTFEIPLGVKRLIEAGNVDGVVTLGAVIQGETDHDDIIMQNAARKIMDISIETGMPVSLGVTGPGQTRLQAEARIEKARSAVEAVIKMLKANKN, from the coding sequence ATGAAAATTGGAATAGTTGTATCGGAATATAATTATGATATTACAATGATGATGCTGGAAAGAGCCATAGATCACGTTAAGTTTCTTGGTGGTGAGGTTTCAGAAGTACTTAAGGTACCCGGAACTTTTGAGATCCCACTCGGCGTAAAAAGACTTATTGAAGCAGGAAACGTGGACGGTGTTGTTACACTGGGTGCTGTCATTCAGGGAGAAACAGATCATGATGACATTATAATGCAGAACGCAGCAAGAAAAATCATGGATATATCCATTGAAACAGGAATGCCAGTGTCGCTTGGAGTTACTGGTCCTGGACAGACAAGATTACAGGCAGAAGCAAGAATTGAAAAGGCCAGAAGCGCGGTTGAAGCAGTTATTAAAATGCTGAAAGCAAATAAGAATTAA
- the ribC gene encoding riboflavin synthase: MKLIGIADTTFARYDMAKSIIEELGSTGTGFRISRYTVPGIKDLPVASLLLFNTGCDIVIACGMPGRKPVDKISSQVASTGLMEVQLKVGKHIIEVFVHEDEAKDDRELAWLCDQRAREHAINAYNLLFFPDKLTQNAGKGLRQGYADAGDVLGEGKKGSAITH, translated from the coding sequence ATGAAACTTATTGGGATCGCAGACACAACTTTTGCAAGATACGACATGGCAAAGTCTATAATTGAGGAACTTGGTTCAACGGGAACTGGATTCAGAATATCAAGATATACAGTCCCAGGAATTAAGGATCTTCCAGTGGCAAGCCTTTTGTTATTCAACACAGGCTGTGACATCGTCATTGCATGCGGAATGCCTGGACGGAAACCAGTTGACAAGATTTCAAGTCAGGTCGCATCTACTGGATTAATGGAAGTGCAATTAAAGGTAGGAAAACATATAATTGAAGTATTTGTTCATGAAGATGAGGCAAAAGATGATAGGGAGCTGGCATGGCTTTGTGACCAGAGAGCAAGAGAACATGCCATTAACGCCTACAATCTACTTTTCTTTCCGGATAAATTAACACAGAATGCAGGAAAGGGATTAAGGCAGGGATATGCAGATGCGGGGGACGTACTGGGCGAAGGGAAAAAAGGAAGTGCAATAACACATTGA
- a CDS encoding adenylyltransferase/cytidyltransferase family protein, with product MTKVMATGVFDILHLGHINYLNQSKALGEDLVVVVATDLNAQKSGKKLVFSESARREMVSNLKMVDEAIVGNHGDIFKTVELLKPDIITLGFDQKFDEKQIEEECAKRNIKVRVVRCKKFDSTDPVGTRMIKRKIVEMEGIRA from the coding sequence ATGACTAAAGTAATGGCAACAGGGGTGTTTGACATCCTTCATCTTGGGCATATAAATTATCTAAACCAGTCGAAAGCACTTGGAGAAGATTTAGTGGTTGTAGTTGCAACTGATCTGAATGCTCAGAAAAGTGGTAAAAAGTTAGTATTTTCAGAAAGTGCAAGAAGAGAAATGGTTTCCAATCTCAAAATGGTTGATGAGGCCATAGTTGGGAATCACGGTGATATATTCAAAACAGTTGAATTGCTGAAACCTGATATTATCACTTTAGGCTTCGATCAGAAATTTGATGAAAAGCAGATCGAGGAAGAATGTGCTAAGAGAAATATTAAGGTAAGAGTGGTAAGATGCAAGAAATTTGATTCAACTGATCCAGTAGGAACAAGAATGATCAAGAGAAAGATTGTTGAAATGGAAGGTATAAGGGCATGA
- the ribB gene encoding 3,4-dihydroxy-2-butanone-4-phosphate synthase produces the protein MIRQKELAFDQAIDDMKHGSPILIFDDAKREGETDLIFASQFVTSDSIKMLRKEAGGLICTTIRKKEADLIQLPYLEEIYERFLPYGKKATNTSDMGYDKHSSFTFTINHRSTYTGIPDMDRQVTISKLVEFIKNIESKEDIVDEFYTEFRIPGHVHLLIAREGYFGERRGHTELATYLVERAGLVPSATLAEMLSDSGRAMTFEEARNFAVEHNLTFIEGKEIIEKWTND, from the coding sequence ATGATTAGACAGAAAGAGTTGGCATTCGATCAGGCCATCGACGATATGAAGCATGGTTCACCCATATTAATATTTGATGATGCAAAGAGAGAAGGTGAGACAGATCTTATTTTCGCATCACAGTTTGTTACTTCAGATTCAATAAAAATGTTAAGAAAGGAAGCGGGTGGTCTTATATGCACTACCATTAGGAAGAAAGAGGCTGATCTAATTCAGTTACCCTATCTTGAGGAGATCTATGAAAGGTTCCTGCCATACGGGAAAAAGGCCACGAATACCTCAGATATGGGATATGATAAACATTCATCCTTCACTTTTACAATAAATCATAGAAGTACCTATACTGGAATACCAGATATGGACAGGCAGGTAACAATTTCAAAACTTGTAGAATTCATAAAAAACATAGAATCGAAGGAAGATATTGTGGATGAATTTTATACGGAATTCAGGATTCCCGGCCATGTTCATCTGCTGATAGCAAGAGAAGGTTACTTTGGCGAGAGAAGAGGACATACAGAGCTTGCCACATACTTAGTAGAAAGAGCAGGTTTGGTACCAAGTGCAACCTTAGCCGAGATGCTTTCAGATTCAGGTAGAGCGATGACATTTGAGGAAGCCAGAAACTTTGCAGTGGAACATAACTTAACATTTATAGAGGGAAAGGAAATCATAGAAAAGTGGACCAATGACTAA
- the rimI gene encoding ribosomal protein S18-alanine N-acetyltransferase has translation MKIDRITDDDLRKLVKLEERAFTVGPYSADMLRYALSESGDMAFKVEDEENIIAYIMACPVSDSSLDIESVAVDPEYRGKGLAKALFQHIEDIAKQRGYEKIVLEVREHNPEAIGLYEKLGFKKTEFLKNYYSEKLNGSRNAFRMEKRLIE, from the coding sequence ATGAAAATAGACAGGATTACTGATGATGACCTTAGGAAACTGGTGAAGCTAGAGGAACGTGCTTTTACTGTTGGACCCTATTCAGCCGATATGCTTAGATATGCACTATCAGAGTCTGGAGACATGGCGTTCAAGGTTGAAGATGAAGAAAATATAATAGCCTACATAATGGCATGTCCAGTATCAGATAGTTCTCTGGATATAGAGTCTGTAGCAGTTGATCCAGAATATAGAGGTAAGGGACTTGCAAAGGCTCTATTTCAACATATAGAGGATATTGCTAAACAAAGAGGATATGAAAAGATAGTTCTTGAGGTCAGAGAGCACAATCCGGAAGCCATTGGTTTATACGAAAAATTAGGATTCAAAAAAACAGAATTCCTCAAGAACTACTATAGTGAGAAATTGAATGGCAGTAGAAATGCATTCAGAATGGAAAAACGTTTAATCGAGTAG
- a CDS encoding HD domain-containing protein, with the protein MFKAIQDPVWGYTEIPEKFLKIIDTPEFQRLHWIRQLGMCYLVYPGAVHTRFQHSLGTMALADQIARKLETKYPTEVTFAALLHDIGHFPLSHSFEDFFQDKFHVNHEENGREIILGKKGTGEIREYLESNDIDPEVVTRILSGGHREFKLESEIVSGPLDADEMDYLVRDSYFTGTGNIAFSIKRMVDILRTDGEKIFIEEKGITSVESILLSRNLMHKSVYFHKTVRIAQKMIERAMDSLDKVDSSMMDMHDDIFLNYLRNQASSSDMIGQIDRRDLYKVVYRDSAPDIRNPEIESKIHEKYPELIVDYVPPYAYQDRKKSKNEVLVKQGRKFMEISSLSPLINSLYDSFNRRYITIYGPQKLQIRQEEIRSLLD; encoded by the coding sequence ATGTTCAAAGCCATTCAGGATCCTGTTTGGGGTTACACAGAGATTCCGGAAAAATTTTTGAAAATAATAGACACTCCTGAGTTTCAGAGACTGCACTGGATCAGGCAGCTTGGAATGTGTTATCTTGTATACCCGGGTGCAGTTCATACTAGATTTCAGCATTCACTTGGAACTATGGCACTGGCCGACCAGATCGCACGGAAACTTGAAACTAAATATCCCACGGAGGTTACATTTGCTGCTCTCCTGCATGATATAGGTCATTTTCCCTTAAGTCATTCATTCGAAGATTTTTTTCAGGATAAATTCCACGTAAATCATGAAGAAAATGGACGAGAAATTATACTTGGTAAGAAAGGAACGGGTGAAATAAGGGAATATTTGGAGTCTAATGATATTGATCCTGAAGTGGTGACCAGAATCCTTTCTGGAGGTCACAGAGAATTTAAACTGGAAAGTGAAATCGTTAGTGGACCTTTAGATGCCGATGAAATGGATTATCTTGTAAGAGATAGTTACTTTACAGGAACAGGAAACATAGCTTTCAGTATAAAAAGAATGGTAGACATACTCAGGACAGATGGCGAAAAAATATTCATTGAGGAAAAAGGAATAACATCAGTGGAATCGATCCTTCTATCAAGAAACCTGATGCATAAGTCAGTATATTTTCATAAAACCGTCAGGATTGCACAAAAAATGATTGAGAGAGCAATGGACTCACTGGATAAGGTTGACAGTTCAATGATGGATATGCATGATGATATTTTCCTGAATTATCTAAGAAATCAGGCTTCAAGTTCAGATATGATCGGGCAGATAGATAGAAGAGATCTATACAAGGTCGTATACAGGGATTCTGCTCCTGATATAAGGAATCCTGAAATAGAAAGTAAGATTCATGAAAAATATCCTGAGCTTATAGTTGATTATGTACCTCCATATGCATATCAGGACAGAAAGAAAAGTAAAAATGAGGTGCTGGTAAAACAGGGAAGAAAATTCATGGAAATTAGTTCACTTTCACCATTGATTAACTCGCTTTATGATAGCTTCAACAGGAGATATATAACCATATATGGACCACAAAAACTACAAATAAGACAGGAAGAAATTAGAAGCCTACTCGATTAA
- a CDS encoding nicotinate-nucleotide--dimethylbenzimidazole phosphoribosyltransferase translates to MNRKPDINLMIAGNTQISLIPGITSAGKTPDLTFLTPALDSEILVEGECKSLDVPPMTPDGLPTPSLIARACLGISGLETLVVDGGMGIKPKCAYLHTDLNPARDGRKEMALPQASLAVSTGRYIGKTLLKNGRSIMISESIPGGTTTAQSVLSLLGLDIKTSSSFRINPTNLKSDVIEEMIQRHGIQNDPLKSISRVGDYTQEIALGIISENEDSRIVLSGGTQMATIYYIASSMKLPVDNLEVWTTKQVMKDSRKTMEYLVDPDHLRFSRTDLTKSRFDGIRRFEDGYVKEGAGMGGSMVLAEMEASTERIIKSIDDVYESFM, encoded by the coding sequence ATGAATAGAAAACCTGACATTAATTTGATGATAGCGGGAAATACACAGATATCCCTTATCCCAGGTATAACATCAGCTGGTAAAACTCCAGATCTAACCTTTCTAACACCAGCCCTTGACTCTGAAATACTTGTAGAGGGGGAATGTAAATCTCTTGATGTCCCTCCAATGACACCCGATGGATTACCAACACCTTCCCTCATAGCCAGAGCATGTCTTGGTATTTCTGGATTGGAAACTCTGGTAGTGGATGGAGGGATGGGGATAAAACCAAAGTGTGCCTATCTACATACAGATCTAAATCCAGCGAGAGACGGAAGGAAAGAGATGGCTTTACCTCAGGCATCACTTGCAGTTTCAACTGGCAGATATATTGGCAAGACACTTTTAAAAAATGGTCGTTCCATAATGATTTCAGAATCCATACCAGGAGGAACGACTACTGCACAATCTGTCCTATCACTTCTCGGTTTGGATATAAAAACAAGCAGTTCATTTAGAATAAACCCTACAAACCTTAAGAGTGACGTTATAGAAGAAATGATTCAGAGACACGGAATTCAGAATGATCCACTGAAATCCATATCAAGGGTTGGGGATTATACTCAGGAAATAGCACTTGGAATTATTTCAGAGAACGAAGACTCCAGAATAGTTCTCTCTGGCGGTACACAGATGGCAACAATATATTACATTGCATCTTCTATGAAACTACCGGTGGATAATCTCGAAGTGTGGACAACTAAACAGGTAATGAAAGACTCACGAAAAACTATGGAATATCTGGTCGATCCGGATCACCTGAGGTTTTCCCGTACTGATTTAACAAAATCAAGGTTCGATGGAATAAGACGCTTTGAGGACGGATACGTTAAAGAAGGAGCAGGAATGGGCGGATCTATGGTACTGGCAGAGATGGAAGCAAGCACTGAAAGAATAATAAAATCGATCGATGACGTCTACGAATCATTTATGTGA
- a CDS encoding cobalamin biosynthesis protein, producing the protein MEPEFLSIIISTLFLALIIDIIFGEPRGFLHIAVISGRWAMFIGRGMQKSRKLVRAGWITALLTVIPITIFFGVVFDFLYSLPLIYIFFLIFYAIIAKSTFAFTSMGAHINPIIKSLEKGDMDSARVLTSRCVRRDVSELNEPLLISAAIETVAEGITDSFTGSLLYFSIFGVIGSIVYRIVNTLDSTFGYRDKKYLKFGRASAAMDTILNYIPARISSALISISAYMLNYSNRKSLLSSVLNSVPSRNAAYSMGTMAIVLNLKLEKKGSYVINRKGFDPTLGDLKKALRIFYFSFFLMVIFVTIPLILIFSYILYPHIFFLFPLKIVV; encoded by the coding sequence ATGGAACCTGAATTCCTTTCAATCATAATCTCAACTCTTTTCCTTGCCCTTATAATAGACATAATATTCGGAGAACCCAGAGGTTTTCTACACATTGCAGTAATCTCAGGAAGATGGGCCATGTTCATTGGGCGTGGGATGCAGAAATCCAGGAAGCTGGTGAGGGCAGGGTGGATTACTGCATTGCTTACAGTAATTCCAATCACCATATTTTTTGGAGTGGTTTTTGATTTCCTTTACAGTCTTCCTCTTATATACATATTTTTCCTGATATTTTACGCCATAATTGCAAAATCAACATTTGCATTTACCTCAATGGGAGCGCACATTAATCCCATAATAAAGAGTCTTGAAAAAGGAGATATGGACAGTGCCAGAGTCCTAACTTCCAGATGTGTAAGAAGAGATGTTTCAGAGTTGAACGAACCCTTACTAATATCTGCGGCCATTGAAACAGTTGCTGAAGGTATCACAGATTCATTCACAGGAAGTTTACTGTATTTCTCCATATTTGGTGTTATTGGTTCCATAGTTTACAGAATCGTGAACACACTGGATTCAACCTTTGGGTACAGGGATAAAAAATATCTGAAATTTGGAAGGGCTTCTGCTGCTATGGATACAATTCTTAACTATATTCCTGCACGAATTTCATCTGCACTCATATCAATTTCTGCATATATGCTGAACTATAGCAATAGGAAATCACTGCTTTCATCCGTTCTAAATAGCGTACCCAGTAGGAATGCTGCATATTCCATGGGTACAATGGCAATTGTTTTGAATCTTAAGCTTGAGAAAAAAGGAAGTTATGTGATTAACAGAAAAGGTTTTGACCCAACTCTTGGCGATCTCAAGAAAGCATTAAGAATATTCTATTTCTCATTCTTTCTCATGGTAATTTTCGTAACAATCCCATTGATCCTCATTTTTTCATATATTCTTTACCCACACATATTCTTTTTATTTCCCCTTAAAATAGTGGTATGA